One region of Camelina sativa cultivar DH55 chromosome 6, Cs, whole genome shotgun sequence genomic DNA includes:
- the LOC104792182 gene encoding polyamine oxidase 3, producing the protein MESGGKTNRQLRKAVCVSTEEKMKKSSPSVIVIGGGMAGISAARTLQDASFQVVLLESRDRIGGRVHTDYSFGFPVDLGASWLHGVCKENPLAAVIGRLGLPLYRTSGDNSVLYDHDLESYALFDKAGNQVPQELVTQVGEKFEHILEQICKVRDEQDEDMSIAQAFSIVFKRNPELRLEGIAHNVLQWYLCRMEGWFAADAETISAKCWDQEELLPGGHGLMVRGYRPVINTLSKGLDIRLSHRVTKIVRRHSGVKVTTEKGDTFVADAAVIALPLGVLKSGTITFEPKLPQWKQEAINDLGVGIENKIILHFDNVFWPNVEFLGVVAETSYGCSYFLNLHKATSHPVLVYMPAGQLARDIEKKSDESAANFAFSQLQKILPDASSPIHYLVSRWGSDINSLGSYSYDMVNKPHDLYERLRVPLDNLFFAGEATSTSYPGSVHGAYSTGLLAAEDCRMRVLERYGELEHEIEEEAPTSVPLLISRM; encoded by the exons ATGGAGTCTGGAGGCAAAACTAATCGTCAGCTGCGTAAAG CTGTTTGTGTCTCAACcgaagagaagatgaagaagagttcACCTTCAGTGATAGTGATTGGAGGTGGTATGGCTGGGATTTCAGCTGCTCGCACTCTTCAAGATGCTTCCTTTCAG GTTGTGCTATTGGAGTCTCGTGACAGAATTGGTGGACGAGTTCACACTGATTACTCTTTCGGTTTTCCTGTTGATCTGGGTGCATCTTG GTTGCATGGTGTCTGTAAAGAGAACCCTTTGGCTGCAGTTATTGGTAGATTAGGATTACCCCTTTATCGCACTAGTGGTGACAATTCAGTTTTGTATGATCACGATCTTGAAAG CTATGCTCTATTCGATAAGGCTGGTAACCAAGTCCCTCAAGAGTTGGTAACACAAGTTGGCGAAAAATTTGAGCACATTCTGGAACAG ATCTGTAAAGTCAGGGATGAGCAGGATGAAGACATGTCAATCGCTCAAGCCTTTTCTATTGTGTTCAAGAGGAACCCTGAATTGAG GTTGGAGGGGATTGCCCATAATGTGCTTCAGTGGTACTTGTGCCGCATGGAAGGATGGTTTGCTGCTGATGCTGAAACCATCTCGGCGAAGTGTTGGGACCAG GAAGAACTGTTGCCCGGTGGACATGGTCTTATGGTAAGAGGGTATCGTCCTGTTATCAACACTCTCTCGAAAGGTCTTGATATACGTCTAAGCCACAG GGTTACCAAAATTGTAAGGCGCCACAGTGGAGTTAAGGTGACTACAGAGAAAGGAGACACCTTTGTTGCGGATGCTGCAGTCATTGCTCTTCCTCTCGGAGTCCTAAAGTCAGGAACGATAACATTTGAACCAAAGCTTCCACAGTGGAAACAAGAAGCTATCAACGATCTCGGTGTAGGAATCGAGAACAAGATCATATTGCACTTTGACAATGTATTTTGGCCAAACGTAGAGTTTCTAGGAGTGGTTGCAGAAACTTCCTACGGATGCAGTTATTTCTTGAACCTGCATAAAGCCACTAGCCATCCTGTCCTTGTTTACATGCCGGCTGGTCAGCTTGCTAGAGATATCGAGAAAAAATCTGATGAATCAGCTGCAAATTTTGCCTTTTCGCAACTCCAAAAAATTCTTCCAGATGCATCTTCACCG ATACATTATTTGGTATCAAGGTGGGGATCAGACATCAATTCATTAGGATCATATAGCTATGACATGGTGAACAAACCTCACGACCTCTATGAGAGGCTGAGAGTTCCATTGGATAACCTATTCTTTGCTGGTGAAGCCACTAGCACGAGCTACCCGGGATCAGTGCACGGTGCTTATTCAACCGGATTGCTGGCTGCTGAAGACTGCAGGATGCGTGTGCTCGAGCGCTATGGAGAGCTTGAGCATGAGATTGAAGAGGAAGCTCCTACCTCTGTCCCTCTTCTGATCTCTCGTATGTAA
- the LOC104792183 gene encoding transcription factor PIF5-like → MEQVFADWNFEDNFHMPTNKRSIRPEDELVELLWRDGQVVLQSQARREPSVQVQTHKQDTLRKPYNIFLDDQETVPKPNNNALLDDQETVSWIQYPPDDVVDPFESEFSSHLFYTVNHIGSPEKPRSVEETVKNEAQAMAPPKFRSSVITVGPSHCGRNQSTNDHQVTTLPVSMTDGSKNVEERLDTSSGGSSGCSYGRNNKETVSGRSVTIDRKRKHVMDADQESVSQSDVPLTSTDDIQVTGNKSSQRSGSTRRSRAAEVHNLSERRRRDRINERMKALQELIPHCSKTDKASILDEAIDYLKSLQMQLQVMWMGSGMAAAAAAAATTPMMFPGVQSSPYINQMAMQSQMQLRQFPVMNRSAPQNHPGLVCQNPVQLQLQAQNQILSEQLARYMGGFPQMPPVANQAVQQQQPTDMMRFGSPAGPQSQLSAPASTDSLRMDKIG, encoded by the exons ATGGAACAAGTGTTTGCTGATTGGAATTTTGAAGATAATTTTCACATGCCCACTAATAAAAGATCAATCAG ACCAGAAGATGAACTAGTGGAGCTATTGTGGAGAGATGGCCAAGTAGTTTTGCAGAGCCAAGCTCGCAGAGAACCATCAGTCCAAGTCCAAACCCACAAACAAGACACCCTAAGAAAACCTTACAACATTTTTCTTGACGACCAAGAAACAGTACCGAAGCCTAATAACAACGCTCTTCTTGATGATCAAGAAACCGTCTCCTGGATCCAATACCCTCCCGATGACGTCGTCGACCCCTTCGAATCTGAGTtctcctctcatctcttctATACAGTCAATCACATCGGCAGTCCAGAGAAGCCACGGTCGGTCGAAGAGACAGTTAAGAACGAGGCTCAGGCCATGGCTCCTCCCAAGTTTAGGTCCTCTGTTATAACCGTCGGGCCGAGCCATTGTGGTAGAAACCAGTCTACGAATGATCATCAAGTGACTACACTTCCGGTATCTATGACTGATGGAAGCAAGAACGTCGAAGAAAGACTCGATACTTCGTCCGGTGGCTCGTCCGGTTGCAGCTACGGAAGGAACAACAAAGAAACCGTTAGTGGAAGAAGCGTTACCATTGACCGTAAAAGAAAACATGTAATGGACGCGGATCAGGAATCTGTCTCTCAGTCAGATGTACCTTTGACCTCGACCGATGATATTCAAGTCACAGGAAACAAATCGAGCCAACGGTCTGGATCTACACGAAGAAGCCGTGCAGCCGAAGTTCATAATCTCTCAGAAAGG aggaggagagatcgAATCAACGAAAGAATGAAAGCTCTTCAAGAACTCATACCTCATTGCAGTAAA ACAGATAAAGCTTCGATATTGGATGAAGCGATTGATTACTTGAAATCACTTCAAATGCAACTCCAAGTGATGTGGATGGGAAGTGGAATGGCGGCGgcggcagcagcagcagcaacgaCTCCGATGATGTTTCCCGGCGTACAATCATCACCGTACATTAACCAGATGGCTATGCAGAGTCAGATGCAATTGCGTCAATTTCCGGTTATGAACCGGTCAGCTCCGCAGAACCATCCCGGTTTAGTATGTCAAAACCCGGTTCAACTCCAGCTCCAAGCACAGAACCAAATCCTGTCGGAGCAGCTCGCTAGGTACATGGGCGGGTTCCCTCAGATGCCGCCGGTGGCGAATCAG GCAGTGCAACAACAACAGCCAACGGACATGATGAGATTTGGGTCTCCGGCGGGACCGCAAAGTCAACTGTCGGCACCGGCTTCCACCGACAGTCTTCgtatggataaaataggctga
- the LOC104792186 gene encoding aspartyl protease family protein 2-like isoform X2: MLSKQSFILCLIFFFVTAFPGDSRGLSGNNEQKNMSGFSGIGFPNPMRFGSVSSSTSNDCGFSSPENQPTKERTGENKTVKFHLKRRETTPKHGTEKTTTNSVLELNFRDLTRIQTLHKRVLEKKNQNTVKKQKRNKEVVTSPVEEQQSGQLVATLESGMTLGSGEYFMDVLVGSPPKHFSLILDTGSDLNWIQCLPCYDCFEQNGAFYDPTASASYKNITCNDPRCNLVSSPDSPKPCKSDNQSCPYYYWYGDSSNTTGDFAVETFTVNLTTSGGSSELYNVENMMFGCGHWNRGLFHGAAGLLGLGRGPLSFSSQLQSLYGHSFSYCLVDRNSDTNVSSKLIFGEDKDLLSHPNLNFTSFVAGKENLVDTFYYVHIKSILVGGEVVNIPEETWNISSDGGGGTIIDSGTTLSYFAEPAYEFIKNKIAEKAKGKYPVYRDFPQLDPCFNMSGIENVQLPELGIAFADGAVWNFPTENSFIWLTEDLVCLAILGTPKSAFSIIGNYQQQNFHILYDTKRSRLGYAPTKCADI; encoded by the exons ATGTTGTCCAAACAAAGTTTCATTCTTtgtcttattttcttcttcgtcaCAGCATTTCCCGGCGACTCAAGAGGACTCTCTGGTAACAATGAGCAAAAGAACATGTCGGGCTTTTCAGGGATTGGCTTCCCAAATCCGATGCGCTTcggctctgtttcttcttccacaagCAACGACTGCGGTTTCTCTTCCCCTGAGAACCAACCCACCAAGGAACGGACCGGAGAAAACAAGACGGTGAAGTTTCACTTAAAGCGCCGGGAGACGACTCCTAAGCACGGAACagagaagacaacaacaaattcTGTTCTTGAGCTCAATTTCCGAGATCTCACTAGAATCCAAACGCTTCACAAAAgggttttggagaagaagaatcaaaacacTGTCAAGAAGCAGAAGAGGAATAAAGAAGTCGTTACCTCTCCGGTGGAGGAGCAGCAATCTGGTCAGTTGGTGGCTACGCTTGAGTCCGGTATGACTCTTGGTTCCGGCGAGTACTTTATGGACGTGTTGGTTGGCTCGCCACCAAAACACTTCTCCTTGATTCTTGACACAGGGAGTGACCTAAACTGGATTCAATGCTTGCCTTGCTACGACTGTTTCGAACAAAACGGTGCGTTTTATGACCCTACAGCCTCTGCTTCTTACAAGAACATAACTTGCAATGACCCAAGATGCAACCTAGTCTCATCACCTGACTCTCCAAAGCCCTGCAAATCAGATAACCAATCATGCCCTTACTACTACTGGTATGGGGATAGCTCCAACACGACTGGGGACTTTGCAGTCGAGACTTTCACCGTTAACCTGACGACAAGTGGAGGGAGCTCAGAGTTGTATAATGTCGAAAACATGATGTTCGGTTGTGGTCATTGGAACCGAGGTCTCTTCCATGGTGCTGCAGGATTGCTTGGATTAGGAAGAGGCCCGCTTTCGTTTTCCTCGCAGCTTCAGTCTCTTTATG GTCACTCCTTCTCTTATTGCCTAGTCGATAGAAACAGCGACACCAACGTTAGTAGCAAACTGATTTTTGGGGAAGACAAGGATTTGTTGAGCCACCCGAATCTGAACTTCACTTCTTTTGTCGCCGGGAAAGAAAACCTCGTCGACACATTCTACTACGTACATATCAAATCCATTCTAGTCGGGGGAGAAGTTGTAAACATACCTGAAGAGACATGGAATATCTCATCAGATGGCGGTGGAGGAACGATCATAGATTCGGGTACAACCTTGAGTTACTTTGCAGAGCCTGCATATGAATTCATCAAGAACAAGATTGCAGAGAAAGCAAAAGGGAAGTACCCTGTCTATAGGGATTTCCCACAACTAGATCCTTGCTTCAACATGTCTGGCATCGAAAACGTTCAGCTGCCAGAGCTAGGGATTGCCTTTGCAGATGGCGCGGTTTGGAACTTCCCGACTGAGAATTCTTTCATATGGTTGACTGAAGATTTGGTTTGCTTGGCAATTCTTGGAACTCCTAAATCAGCCTTTTCAATCATAGGAAACTATCAGCAGCAGAACTTTCATATACTCTATGATACAAAGAGGTCGAGGCTCGGATATGCACCTACAAAGTGTGCTGATATATAA
- the LOC104792186 gene encoding aspartyl protease family protein 2-like isoform X4, protein MLSKQSFILCLIFFFVTAFPGDSRGLSGNNEQKNMSGFSGIGFPNPMRFGSVSSSTSNDCGFSSPENQPTKERTGENKTVKFHLKRRETTPKHGTEKTTTNSVLELNFRDLTRIQTLHKRVLEKKNQNTVKKQKRNKEVVTSPVEEQQSGQLVATLESGMTLGSGEYFMDVLVGSPPKHFSLILDTGSDLNWIQCLPCYDCFEQNDNQSCPYYYWYGDSSNTTGDFAVETFTVNLTTSGGSSELYNVENMMFGCGHWNRGLFHGAAGLLGLGRGPLSFSSQLQSLYGHSFSYCLVDRNSDTNVSSKLIFGEDKDLLSHPNLNFTSFVAGKENLVDTFYYVHIKSILVGGEVVNIPEETWNISSDGGGGTIIDSGTTLSYFAEPAYEFIKNKIAEKAKGKYPVYRDFPQLDPCFNMSGIENVQLPELGIAFADGAVWNFPTENSFIWLTEDLVCLAILGTPKSAFSIIGNYQQQNFHILYDTKRSRLGYAPTKCADI, encoded by the exons ATGTTGTCCAAACAAAGTTTCATTCTTtgtcttattttcttcttcgtcaCAGCATTTCCCGGCGACTCAAGAGGACTCTCTGGTAACAATGAGCAAAAGAACATGTCGGGCTTTTCAGGGATTGGCTTCCCAAATCCGATGCGCTTcggctctgtttcttcttccacaagCAACGACTGCGGTTTCTCTTCCCCTGAGAACCAACCCACCAAGGAACGGACCGGAGAAAACAAGACGGTGAAGTTTCACTTAAAGCGCCGGGAGACGACTCCTAAGCACGGAACagagaagacaacaacaaattcTGTTCTTGAGCTCAATTTCCGAGATCTCACTAGAATCCAAACGCTTCACAAAAgggttttggagaagaagaatcaaaacacTGTCAAGAAGCAGAAGAGGAATAAAGAAGTCGTTACCTCTCCGGTGGAGGAGCAGCAATCTGGTCAGTTGGTGGCTACGCTTGAGTCCGGTATGACTCTTGGTTCCGGCGAGTACTTTATGGACGTGTTGGTTGGCTCGCCACCAAAACACTTCTCCTTGATTCTTGACACAGGGAGTGACCTAAACTGGATTCAATGCTTGCCTTGCTACGACTGTTTCGAACAAAACG ATAACCAATCATGCCCTTACTACTACTGGTATGGGGATAGCTCCAACACGACTGGGGACTTTGCAGTCGAGACTTTCACCGTTAACCTGACGACAAGTGGAGGGAGCTCAGAGTTGTATAATGTCGAAAACATGATGTTCGGTTGTGGTCATTGGAACCGAGGTCTCTTCCATGGTGCTGCAGGATTGCTTGGATTAGGAAGAGGCCCGCTTTCGTTTTCCTCGCAGCTTCAGTCTCTTTATGGTCACTCCTTCTCTTATTGCCTAGTCGATAGAAACAGCGACACCAACGTTAGTAGCAAACTGATTTTTGGGGAAGACAAGGATTTGTTGAGCCACCCGAATCTGAACTTCACTTCTTTTGTCGCCGGGAAAGAAAACCTCGTCGACACATTCTACTACGTACATATCAAATCCATTCTAGTCGGGGGAGAAGTTGTAAACATACCTGAAGAGACATGGAATATCTCATCAGATGGCGGTGGAGGAACGATCATAGATTCGGGTACAACCTTGAGTTACTTTGCAGAGCCTGCATATGAATTCATCAAGAACAAGATTGCAGAGAAAGCAAAAGGGAAGTACCCTGTCTATAGGGATTTCCCACAACTAGATCCTTGCTTCAACATGTCTGGCATCGAAAACGTTCAGCTGCCAGAGCTAGGGATTGCCTTTGCAGATGGCGCGGTTTGGAACTTCCCGACTGAGAATTCTTTCATATGGTTGACTGAAGATTTGGTTTGCTTGGCAATTCTTGGAACTCCTAAATCAGCCTTTTCAATCATAGGAAACTATCAGCAGCAGAACTTTCATATACTCTATGATACAAAGAGGTCGAGGCTCGGATATGCACCTACAAAGTGTGCTGATATATAA
- the LOC104792186 gene encoding aspartyl protease family protein 2-like isoform X3 produces MLSKQSFILCLIFFFVTAFPGDSRGLSGNNEQKNMSGFSGIGFPNPMRFGSVSSSTSNDCGFSSPENQPTKERTGENKTVKFHLKRRETTPKHGTEKTTTNSVLELNFRDLTRIQTLHKRVLEKKNQNTVKKQKRNKEVVTSPVEEQQSGQLEQQSGQLVATLESGMTLGSGEYFMDVLVGSPPKHFSLILDTGSDLNWIQCLPCYDCFEQNGAFYDPTASASYKNITCNDPRCNLVSSPDSPKPCKSDNQSCPYYYWYGDSSNTTGDFAVETFTVNLTTSGGSSELYNVENMMFGCGHWNRGLFHGAAGLLGLGRGPLSFSSQLQSLYGHSFSYCLVDRNSDTNVSSKLIFGEDKDLLSHPNLNFTSFVAGKENLVDTFYYVHIKSILVGGEVVNIPEETWNISSDGGGGTIIDSGTTLSYFAEPAYEFIKNKIAEKAKGKYPVYRDFPQLDPCFNMSGIENVQLPELGIAFADGAVWNFPTENSFIWLTEDLVCLAILGTPKSAFSIIGNYQQQNFHILYDTKRSRLGYAPTKCADI; encoded by the exons ATGTTGTCCAAACAAAGTTTCATTCTTtgtcttattttcttcttcgtcaCAGCATTTCCCGGCGACTCAAGAGGACTCTCTGGTAACAATGAGCAAAAGAACATGTCGGGCTTTTCAGGGATTGGCTTCCCAAATCCGATGCGCTTcggctctgtttcttcttccacaagCAACGACTGCGGTTTCTCTTCCCCTGAGAACCAACCCACCAAGGAACGGACCGGAGAAAACAAGACGGTGAAGTTTCACTTAAAGCGCCGGGAGACGACTCCTAAGCACGGAACagagaagacaacaacaaattcTGTTCTTGAGCTCAATTTCCGAGATCTCACTAGAATCCAAACGCTTCACAAAAgggttttggagaagaagaatcaaaacacTGTCAAGAAGCAGAAGAGGAATAAAGAAGTCGTTACCTCTCCGGTGGAGGAGCAGCAATCTGGTCAGTTG GAGCAGCAATCTGGTCAGTTGGTGGCTACGCTTGAGTCCGGTATGACTCTTGGTTCCGGCGAGTACTTCATGGACGTGTTGGTTGGCTCGCCACCAAAACACTTCTCCTTGATTCTTGACACAGGGAGTGACCTAAACTGGATTCAATGCTTGCCTTGCTACGACTGTTTCGAACAAAACGGTGCGTTTTATGACCCTACAGCCTCTGCTTCTTACAAGAACATAACTTGCAATGACCCAAGATGCAACCTAGTCTCATCACCTGACTCTCCAAAGCCCTGCAAATCAGATAACCAATCATGCCCTTACTACTACTGGTATGGGGATAGCTCCAACACGACTGGGGACTTTGCAGTCGAGACTTTCACCGTTAACCTGACGACAAGTGGAGGGAGCTCAGAGTTGTATAATGTCGAAAACATGATGTTCGGTTGTGGTCATTGGAACCGAGGTCTCTTCCATGGTGCTGCAGGATTGCTTGGATTAGGAAGAGGCCCGCTTTCGTTTTCCTCGCAGCTTCAGTCTCTTTATGGTCACTCCTTCTCTTATTGCCTAGTCGATAGAAACAGCGACACCAACGTTAGTAGCAAACTGATTTTTGGGGAAGACAAGGATTTGTTGAGCCACCCGAATCTGAACTTCACTTCTTTTGTCGCCGGGAAAGAAAACCTCGTCGACACATTCTACTACGTACATATCAAATCCATTCTAGTCGGGGGAGAAGTTGTAAACATACCTGAAGAGACATGGAATATCTCATCAGATGGCGGTGGAGGAACGATCATAGATTCGGGTACAACCTTGAGTTACTTTGCAGAGCCTGCATATGAATTCATCAAGAACAAGATTGCAGAGAAAGCAAAAGGGAAGTACCCTGTCTATAGGGATTTCCCACAACTAGATCCTTGCTTCAACATGTCTGGCATCGAAAACGTTCAGCTGCCAGAGCTAGGGATTGCCTTTGCAGATGGCGCGGTTTGGAACTTCCCGACTGAGAATTCTTTCATATGGTTGACTGAAGATTTGGTTTGCTTGGCAATTCTTGGAACTCCTAAATCAGCCTTTTCAATCATAGGAAACTATCAGCAGCAGAACTTTCATATACTCTATGATACAAAGAGGTCGAGGCTCGGATATGCACCTACAAAGTGTGCTGATATATAA
- the LOC104792186 gene encoding aspartyl protease family protein 2-like isoform X1 has translation MLSKQSFILCLIFFFVTAFPGDSRGLSGNNEQKNMSGFSGIGFPNPMRFGSVSSSTSNDCGFSSPENQPTKERTGENKTVKFHLKRRETTPKHGTEKTTTNSVLELNFRDLTRIQTLHKRVLEKKNQNTVKKQKRNKEVVTSPVEEQQSGQLVATLESGMTLGSGEYFMDVLVGSPPKHFSLILDTGSDLNWIQCLPCYDCFEQNGAFYDPTASASYKNITCNDPRCNLVSSPDSPKPCKSDNQSCPYYYWYGDSSNTTGDFAVETFTVNLTTSGGSSELYNVENMMFGCGHWNRGLFHGAAGLLGLGRGPLSFSSQLQSLYGHSFSYCLVDRNSDTNVSSKLIFGEDKDLLSHPNLNFTSFVAGKENLVDTFYYVHIKSILVGGEVVNIPEETWNISSDGGGGTIIDSGTTLSYFAEPAYEFIKNKIAEKAKGKYPVYRDFPQLDPCFNMSGIENVQLPELGIAFADGAVWNFPTENSFIWLTEDLVCLAILGTPKSAFSIIGNYQQQNFHILYDTKRSRLGYAPTKCADI, from the exons ATGTTGTCCAAACAAAGTTTCATTCTTtgtcttattttcttcttcgtcaCAGCATTTCCCGGCGACTCAAGAGGACTCTCTGGTAACAATGAGCAAAAGAACATGTCGGGCTTTTCAGGGATTGGCTTCCCAAATCCGATGCGCTTcggctctgtttcttcttccacaagCAACGACTGCGGTTTCTCTTCCCCTGAGAACCAACCCACCAAGGAACGGACCGGAGAAAACAAGACGGTGAAGTTTCACTTAAAGCGCCGGGAGACGACTCCTAAGCACGGAACagagaagacaacaacaaattcTGTTCTTGAGCTCAATTTCCGAG ATCTCACTAGAATCCAAACGCTTCACAAAAgggttttggagaagaagaatcaaaacacTGTCAAGAAGCAGAAGAGGAATAAAGAAGTCGTTACCTCTCCGGTGGAGGAGCAGCAATCTGGTCAGTTGGTGGCTACGCTTGAGTCCGGTATGACTCTTGGTTCCGGCGAGTACTTCATGGACGTGTTGGTTGGCTCGCCACCAAAACACTTCTCCTTGATTCTTGACACAGGGAGTGACCTAAACTGGATTCAATGCTTGCCTTGCTACGACTGTTTCGAACAAAACGGTGCGTTTTATGACCCTACAGCCTCTGCTTCTTACAAGAACATAACTTGCAATGACCCAAGATGCAACCTAGTCTCATCACCTGACTCTCCAAAGCCCTGCAAATCAGATAACCAATCATGCCCTTACTACTACTGGTATGGGGATAGCTCCAACACGACTGGGGACTTTGCAGTCGAGACTTTCACCGTTAACCTGACGACAAGTGGAGGGAGCTCAGAGTTGTATAATGTCGAAAACATGATGTTCGGTTGTGGTCATTGGAACCGAGGTCTCTTCCATGGTGCTGCAGGATTGCTTGGATTAGGAAGAGGCCCGCTTTCGTTTTCCTCGCAGCTTCAGTCTCTTTATGGTCACTCCTTCTCTTATTGCCTAGTCGATAGAAACAGCGACACCAACGTTAGTAGCAAACTGATTTTTGGGGAAGACAAGGATTTGTTGAGCCACCCGAATCTGAACTTCACTTCTTTTGTCGCCGGGAAAGAAAACCTCGTCGACACATTCTACTACGTACATATCAAATCCATTCTAGTCGGGGGAGAAGTTGTAAACATACCTGAAGAGACATGGAATATCTCATCAGATGGCGGTGGAGGAACGATCATAGATTCGGGTACAACCTTGAGTTACTTTGCAGAGCCTGCATATGAATTCATCAAGAACAAGATTGCAGAGAAAGCAAAAGGGAAGTACCCTGTCTATAGGGATTTCCCACAACTAGATCCTTGCTTCAACATGTCTGGCATCGAAAACGTTCAGCTGCCAGAGCTAGGGATTGCCTTTGCAGATGGCGCGGTTTGGAACTTCCCGACTGAGAATTCTTTCATATGGTTGACTGAAGATTTGGTTTGCTTGGCAATTCTTGGAACTCCTAAATCAGCCTTTTCAATCATAGGAAACTATCAGCAGCAGAACTTTCATATACTCTATGATACAAAGAGGTCGAGGCTCGGATATGCACCTACAAAGTGTGCTGATATATAA
- the LOC104792187 gene encoding uncharacterized protein LOC104792187, with protein sequence MEFANTKWVAAAASIWIQSFTGASYTFGIYSSLLKTSQSYDQSTLDTVSVCKDIGANVGILSGLFYTAVASRKSGSGRFFSGPWLVIFVGLLQWFVGYGFIWMAASGVIEKPPVAMMCLFTFFSGHCQTFFNTAIVVTAVRNFSDYGGTAVGIMKGYLGLSGAILVQMYHIFCGGDPANYILLLAVVPSLLILVLMPFVRTYDTVIAGDKKHLNGLSAISLIIVTYLMVVILVKNVIGMSKPMQICSFTLLLILLASPLLVAVRAHREEKQRFLSLDFPVTEGTTLLDSPKLNTSSDVKVIMTNDMNVLEAIYTKNFWLLFAAMLCGMGSGLATINNIRQMGESLRYSTVQLNALVSLWSIWNFLGRIGSGYISDACLHNHGWPRPIFMAITLGLMAIGQSVMASGLPGSLYIGSLLVGLAYGSQWSLMPTITSEIFGVRHMGTIFYTVSIASPIGSYFFSVKVIGYLYDKVASEDDHSCYGNHCFGTSFIIMAAMALLGSFVALVLFLRTRKFYATLVAKRILK encoded by the exons atGGAGTTTGCTAACACGAAATGGGTGGCTGCGGCAGCGAGTATATGGATACAAAGCTTTACCGGAGCAAGCTACACCTTTGGAATCTATTCCTCTCTTCTCAAAACATCTCAATCTTATGACCAATCTACTCTTGACACCGTCTCCGTTTGCAAAGACATCGGAGCAAACGTAGGCATCCTCTCCGGCCTCTTCTACACCGCGGTTGCAAGCCGCAAAAGCGGTAGCGGTCGCTTCTTTAGTGGACCATGGTTGGTTATATTCGTGGGGCTGTTGCAATGGTTTGTGGGATATGGATTCATATGGATGGCTGCGTCAGGAGTGATCGAAAAGCCTCCAGTGGCTATGATGTGTTTGTTCACGTTCTTCTCCGGTCATTGTCAGACCTTCTTTAATACGGCTATTGTGGTCACCGCCGTCCGTAACTTCTCCGACTATGGTGGGACGGCCGTTGGGATTATGAAG GGTTATCTTGGGCTAAGTGGAGCAATTCTGGTTCAAATGTACCACATCTTCTGTGGAGGTGATCCAGCGAATTACATTCTTCTTTTGGCCGTAGTACCATCACTCCTCATCTTGGTGTTAATGCCCTTCGTAAGAACATACGACACAGTCATCGCAGGGGACAAGAAACACTTGAACGGTCTCTCCGCCATCTCATTGATCATCGTCACTTATCTTATGGTCGTCATATTGGTCAAAAATGTTATTGGGATGTCAAAGCCTATGCAGATATGTTCTTTCACCCTTCTACTTATCTTGCTCGCCTCTCCTCTCTTAGTGGCTGTTAGAGCACATCGtgaagagaaacagagattcTTGTCTTTGGATTTTCCGGTTACCGAGGGAACCACATTGCTTGACTCTCCTAAGCTCAACACTTCTTCCG ATGTTAAAGTTATCATGACCAATGATATGAACGTTCTCGAAGCAATATACACAAAAAACTTCTGGCTTCTATTTGCGGCGATGTTATGTGGAATGGGTTCAGGACTCGCGACGATAAACAACATCAGACAGATGGGAGAGTCACTTCGCTACTCTACAGTCCAACTTAATGCTCTGGTGTCTCTGTGGAGCATATGGAACTTTCTAGGCCGGATTGGGTCGGGTTACATCTCAGACGCCTGTTTACACAATCATGGCTGGCCAAGACCAATTTTCATGGCCATAACTCTAGGACTTATGGCTATAGGTCAAAGTGTCATGGCCTCCGGTTTGCCAGGAAGCCTGTATATCGGGTCCTTGTTGGTCGGTTTAGCGTACGGGTCACAATGGTCACTCATGCCGACAATAACATCTGAAATATTCGGGGTTCGTCATATGGGAACTATATTCTATACAGTATCGATAGCTAGTCCGATTGGCTCCTACTTTTTCTCAGTGAAGGTGATAGGCTACTTGTACGACAAGGTAGCTTCTGAGGATGATCATTCTTGTTATGGGAATCATTGTTTTGGGACTTCGTTTATAATAATGGCGGCCATGGCTTTGCTTGGCTCTTTTGTCGCTCTTGTGTTATTCCTCCGCACTAGGAAGTTTTATGCGACGCTTGTGGCCAAGAGGATCTTGAAGTAA